A section of the Rummeliibacillus pycnus genome encodes:
- the pepF gene encoding oligoendopeptidase F, producing MIDNILKRQDVPVTETWDLSDLVPNEEAYHQGINKILEDAKNLNSKYQGHITDAEQIVNVISDYEALVESIIPYGSFVELDLEVDQTNDVAQIRKSKFASISSQIASLVSFVHSEILELPTELLEQAIQLSPNYTHYINRLIDKKAHQLHPEVEKTLAALGSTFDAAYGLYNTTKLVDMKFENFTVGDKSYPLSYNLFEGDWELETDSAVRREAFKAFSKKLADYQHTTAKTYNTHVQTEKTIADLRGYDSVIDYLLFDQEVDRDLYNRQIDIIMKELAPHMRRYAKLLQKEHHLDKMTFADLKISLDPNYEPSITIEESRDYMKKALGVMGEDYLDMIDHAFEDRWIDFANNEGKSTGAFCSSPYGSHSYILISWTQRMNEVFVLAHELGHAGHFRNAHKKQSLFNSESSTYFVESPSTMNEMLMANYLLKNSDDLRFKRWVIATIVARTYYHNFVTHLLEAAYQRKVYELVDAGESINASILNKIKRSVLEEFWGEDVEINEGAELTWMRQPHYYMGLYPYTYSAGLTISTQVSQRILHEGQPAVDDWLKVLQAGGTKTPVELAQMAGVDITTDKPLQDTIAYIGSLIEQLEELTEKIHQAK from the coding sequence CAAGGGCATATAACAGATGCTGAGCAAATTGTAAATGTTATTTCTGATTATGAAGCTTTAGTTGAATCAATTATTCCATATGGCTCATTTGTAGAACTAGATCTTGAAGTCGATCAAACAAATGATGTTGCACAAATTCGTAAGAGTAAATTTGCTTCCATTTCATCTCAAATCGCTAGTTTAGTATCATTTGTACATAGCGAAATTTTAGAATTACCTACTGAATTATTAGAACAAGCCATTCAATTATCACCAAATTATACGCACTATATAAATCGCTTAATCGATAAAAAAGCCCATCAATTACATCCCGAAGTTGAAAAAACATTAGCTGCTCTTGGTTCTACCTTTGATGCCGCTTATGGTTTGTACAATACGACAAAATTAGTTGATATGAAATTTGAAAATTTCACTGTGGGTGATAAAAGTTATCCTTTAAGTTATAACCTTTTTGAAGGAGATTGGGAATTAGAAACAGATTCTGCGGTTCGTCGTGAAGCTTTTAAAGCTTTTTCAAAAAAACTTGCTGATTATCAACATACTACCGCTAAAACCTATAACACTCATGTTCAAACAGAAAAAACAATAGCTGATTTACGTGGTTATGATTCTGTAATTGATTACTTATTATTCGACCAAGAGGTTGATCGTGATCTATATAATCGTCAAATTGATATTATCATGAAGGAATTAGCACCTCATATGCGCCGTTATGCGAAACTTCTACAAAAAGAACATCATTTAGATAAAATGACTTTCGCTGATTTAAAAATTTCACTTGATCCAAATTATGAACCATCTATTACAATCGAAGAATCTCGCGATTATATGAAAAAAGCACTTGGCGTTATGGGTGAAGATTATTTAGACATGATAGACCATGCATTTGAAGATCGCTGGATTGACTTTGCTAATAATGAAGGAAAATCTACTGGCGCATTTTGTTCTAGCCCTTACGGCTCTCATTCATACATTTTAATTTCTTGGACACAACGTATGAATGAAGTATTTGTTTTAGCACATGAACTTGGACATGCTGGACACTTTAGAAATGCACATAAAAAACAATCTCTATTCAATAGTGAATCATCTACTTACTTCGTAGAGTCCCCATCCACTATGAATGAAATGCTGATGGCAAACTATTTATTGAAAAATTCAGATGATTTACGTTTCAAACGCTGGGTAATTGCAACAATTGTTGCCCGTACTTATTACCATAACTTTGTCACTCACCTTTTAGAAGCTGCATATCAACGCAAAGTTTATGAACTAGTAGATGCTGGGGAAAGTATAAATGCATCCATTTTAAACAAGATAAAACGCTCAGTTTTAGAAGAATTCTGGGGAGAAGATGTAGAAATCAACGAAGGTGCAGAATTAACATGGATGCGCCAACCCCATTATTATATGGGGCTATACCCTTACACATATAGTGCTGGACTAACAATCTCTACTCAAGTTTCGCAACGTATTTTGCATGAAGGACAACCTGCAGTAGATGACTGGTTAAAAGTTCTTCAAGCTGGAGGTACAAAAACACCTGTAGAATTGGCTCAAATGGCTGGTGTCGATATAACAACAGACAAACCACTACAGGATACAATCGCCTATATTGGCTCATTAATCGAGCAATTAGAAGAATTAACCGAGAAAATTCATCAAGCTAAATAA
- a CDS encoding TerC family protein yields the protein MDATFLAKIVSIILLDIVLSGDNAVVIALACRNLAKNQRKKAILIGTGGAIGLRIVLTFIAVWLLQIPFVKVVGGLLLFYIAFDLLKSGEEDPDVKSGNNLFAAVRTIIVADFVMSLDNVLAIAGVANGHMGLVALGLLVSIPLIVFGSQIIIKLMEKFPILIWIGALLIAYTAGTMIVDDKYGHRLVEATFPMMAHLIPIVSMALLIIVGVWAKNRQVRNIRK from the coding sequence ATGGATGCAACATTCCTAGCAAAAATAGTTTCAATTATTTTGTTAGATATTGTTCTAAGTGGAGACAATGCAGTGGTAATAGCGCTTGCATGCCGTAATTTAGCAAAAAACCAACGTAAAAAAGCAATTTTAATTGGTACAGGCGGTGCCATCGGTTTAAGAATAGTCTTAACATTTATCGCTGTCTGGCTTTTACAAATACCATTTGTAAAAGTTGTAGGTGGCCTATTATTATTCTATATTGCATTTGATTTATTAAAATCAGGTGAAGAAGATCCAGATGTTAAAAGTGGGAATAACTTATTCGCAGCAGTTCGTACCATTATCGTTGCAGACTTTGTCATGAGTTTAGATAATGTTCTTGCGATCGCAGGTGTTGCAAATGGCCATATGGGTCTTGTCGCATTAGGTTTACTTGTAAGTATTCCTTTAATCGTATTTGGTAGTCAAATTATTATTAAGTTAATGGAGAAGTTCCCAATTCTTATTTGGATTGGTGCTCTATTAATTGCATACACTGCAGGGACAATGATTGTAGATGATAAATACGGCCATCGTCTTGTGGAAGCTACATTCCCAATGATGGCACATCTTATCCCAATTGTAAGTATGGCTTTACTAATCATAGTAGGGGTATGGGCTAAAAATCGCCAAGTAAGAAATATCAGAAAGTAA
- the hmpA gene encoding NO-inducible flavohemoprotein: MLSQETMNIIKSTAPVLEVHGKEITTVFYKKLFESHPELLNIFNQTNQRKGRQQLALANTVYAAAVHIENLSEIMPVVKQVAEKHRSLGIKPEYYPIVGENLLKAIKEVLGDAATPEIMNAWTEAYGVLADAFISTEETLYKEAENKSGGWRFFKDFTLVDKVPENKLVTSFYLKPADGAPLPDYKPGQYITVHVTIPGEKYTHNRQYSLSKAYDGESYRISVKREVVNEPVGIVSNYLHDHLNIGDTLPISAPAGVFFLQSKPDTPVTFLAGGIGITPLMSMLQTAVKQHHAPLHFVQSVNTPDLLVFSKPLHDLAHEHANLNYFEIITETDGYISKEFLEKQVDPSSDVYLCGPVPFMLAMIKHLLVIGISKDHIYYEFFGPSMALDIET, translated from the coding sequence ATGCTCTCACAAGAAACGATGAATATTATTAAATCCACTGCTCCTGTTTTAGAAGTGCATGGTAAAGAAATTACAACTGTTTTTTATAAAAAATTATTTGAATCTCATCCTGAATTATTAAATATTTTTAATCAAACAAACCAACGTAAAGGACGCCAACAATTAGCTTTAGCAAATACGGTTTATGCAGCTGCTGTTCATATTGAAAACCTCTCTGAGATTATGCCTGTTGTTAAACAAGTTGCTGAGAAACACCGAAGTCTTGGAATCAAGCCCGAATATTATCCAATTGTGGGTGAAAACTTATTAAAAGCTATTAAAGAAGTTTTAGGAGATGCAGCAACACCTGAAATTATGAATGCATGGACTGAAGCATATGGTGTTCTTGCTGATGCATTTATTTCAACAGAGGAAACTTTATATAAAGAAGCAGAAAATAAATCTGGTGGTTGGCGATTCTTTAAGGACTTCACATTAGTTGATAAAGTCCCGGAAAATAAATTAGTTACTTCATTTTACTTAAAACCAGCCGATGGTGCACCTCTTCCAGATTATAAACCTGGACAATATATAACTGTACATGTAACGATTCCAGGAGAAAAATATACACATAATCGGCAATATAGTTTATCAAAGGCATATGACGGTGAAAGCTATCGAATTTCAGTTAAACGTGAAGTCGTAAATGAACCAGTTGGTATCGTATCAAACTATTTACATGATCATCTTAATATTGGTGACACATTACCGATTAGTGCGCCAGCAGGTGTCTTTTTCCTTCAATCCAAACCCGATACGCCTGTTACATTTTTAGCTGGCGGTATTGGTATTACTCCTCTAATGAGCATGTTACAAACAGCAGTAAAGCAACATCATGCACCTCTTCATTTTGTACAAAGTGTTAATACTCCAGATTTACTTGTATTTAGTAAACCTTTACATGATCTAGCACATGAACACGCTAATTTAAATTATTTTGAAATTATTACCGAGACAGATGGCTATATCTCAAAGGAATTTTTAGAAAAACAAGTGGACCCATCAAGTGATGTTTATTTGTGTGGGCCAGTACCATTTATGCTTGCAATGATTAAGCATTTACTTGTCATCGGCATTTCCAAAGATCATATCTACTATGAATTCTTCGGCCCTTCAATGGCGCTTGATATTGAAACTTAG
- a CDS encoding methyl-accepting chemotaxis protein, producing the protein MFAKTKSQQDINRFKAKIDELNAKLDKEKDKFQIFLNELHKDLISTIEQHDVVNSQHALLGKMVGEILKEFKKVEESTKDSIEISNNTIEEGKLLITSSDSMVTLSVESKKAVDDVKQLIDYLGTQSKKTSVSMNELSENSKQVADIVKLISNISNQTNLLALNASIEAARAGEHGKGFSVVANEVRNLAESTKKSTEDISLLTKKIQEQIKEAYEDNQENLRLVTEGVKTSSNTSREMNVLLQKISSVQKGINELLSFIENQKISNEDIMNKFITTTSIFDETHSVLRKHIDESQIVTDKLLAAVEKVKSYPKTF; encoded by the coding sequence ATGTTTGCTAAAACAAAATCACAACAGGACATCAATCGTTTTAAAGCTAAAATTGATGAGTTAAATGCAAAATTAGATAAAGAGAAAGATAAATTTCAAATTTTTTTGAATGAATTACATAAAGATTTAATTTCAACAATAGAACAACACGATGTGGTTAATAGTCAACATGCACTTTTAGGCAAGATGGTTGGAGAAATATTGAAGGAATTTAAGAAGGTTGAAGAGAGTACAAAAGATTCAATTGAAATCTCTAACAATACTATTGAAGAAGGAAAATTATTAATCACATCTTCTGATTCGATGGTTACACTATCTGTGGAAAGTAAAAAAGCAGTTGATGATGTAAAGCAATTAATTGATTATTTAGGAACACAATCAAAGAAGACTTCAGTCAGTATGAATGAATTAAGTGAAAACTCAAAACAAGTAGCAGATATCGTTAAGCTAATTAGTAATATTTCTAATCAAACAAATTTGTTGGCTTTGAATGCATCTATTGAAGCTGCTAGAGCAGGGGAACATGGTAAAGGATTCTCAGTTGTTGCAAATGAAGTACGAAACCTTGCAGAAAGTACCAAAAAAAGCACAGAGGATATTTCATTATTAACGAAAAAAATTCAAGAACAAATTAAAGAAGCTTATGAAGATAATCAGGAAAATCTTCGCCTTGTGACAGAAGGCGTTAAAACAAGTTCAAATACGTCACGGGAAATGAATGTATTACTTCAAAAAATCTCTTCCGTACAGAAGGGGATAAATGAACTTTTAAGTTTTATTGAAAATCAAAAAATTTCTAATGAAGATATTATGAATAAGTTTATAACGACCACTTCAATTTTTGATGAAACGCATTCTGTATTAAGAAAACATATTGATGAATCACAAATCGTTACAGATAAATTATTAGCAGCAGTTGAAAAAGTAAAAAGTTATCCTAAAACATTTTAA
- a CDS encoding 2-hydroxyacid dehydrogenase: MKPKLLILREIEHHTKDLLSEHFDIEYHPSYSLEELQNLIQDAEALLTMGTLIDENLIKNAPNLKIVSNISVGYDNFDTHAMKKAGIIGTHTPYILNDSVVDLTFGLMIGAARRISELNSAVKRGLWTVKNDINFYGLDIHHKKLGIIGMGRIGEDLAKRAKLGFFMDVSYHNRHKKPNLDEENIIWKPLDQLLQESDFIVMLTPLTEETKYMIDEAKFKQMKNTAIFINMSRGATVDEKALYNALKNNEIYAAASDVFVKEPVNKDNPLLQLDNFTATPHIGSASKETRNDMAQLAAENLIEVFIKGNHQNVVPELQFLVK; this comes from the coding sequence ATGAAACCAAAACTCTTAATCTTAAGAGAAATTGAACATCATACAAAGGATTTATTATCGGAACACTTTGATATCGAATACCACCCATCTTATTCTCTAGAAGAATTACAAAATTTAATACAAGATGCAGAAGCTTTGTTAACAATGGGAACCCTCATTGATGAAAATCTCATAAAGAATGCTCCTAATCTAAAAATTGTAAGTAATATCAGTGTTGGCTACGATAATTTTGATACTCATGCAATGAAAAAAGCAGGAATTATAGGAACACATACTCCATACATTTTAAATGATAGTGTTGTAGATTTGACATTTGGTCTAATGATAGGTGCTGCGAGAAGAATTTCAGAACTGAATTCTGCAGTAAAAAGAGGACTTTGGACTGTAAAAAATGACATTAACTTTTACGGTTTAGATATTCATCATAAAAAATTAGGTATTATTGGTATGGGGCGAATTGGTGAAGACCTAGCAAAACGTGCAAAACTTGGATTTTTTATGGATGTTAGTTATCATAATCGTCATAAAAAACCTAACCTAGATGAAGAGAATATTATTTGGAAACCGTTGGACCAGTTACTTCAAGAATCAGATTTTATTGTAATGCTTACTCCACTTACAGAAGAAACAAAATATATGATCGATGAAGCAAAATTCAAACAAATGAAAAATACAGCTATATTTATTAATATGTCTAGAGGTGCTACAGTAGACGAAAAAGCATTATACAATGCATTAAAAAATAATGAAATCTACGCAGCTGCTTCAGATGTTTTTGTAAAAGAGCCAGTTAATAAAGACAATCCCCTACTTCAATTAGACAACTTTACCGCTACTCCACATATAGGTTCAGCAAGTAAGGAAACAAGAAATGACATGGCTCAACTAGCTGCAGAAAATCTAATTGAAGTTTTCATTAAAGGCAATCATCAAAATGTCGTACCAGAATTACAGTTTCTTGTTAAGTAA
- a CDS encoding Na+/H+ antiporter NhaC family protein, producing MEKIEKGNKWALLPFVVFILLFIGTGILANDFTAMPLDVAVSVSCIFAFLMNRKEKMSKKIEIFTKGAGNSNVMLMVVIFVLAGAFSNVAKEMGAVQSTVNLGLTYLPPNFLLVGLFIIGCFISLSMGTSMGTVVALAPIGVGIADATGISMALAMATVVGGAMFGDNLSVISDTTIAAVRTQGTDMKDKFKVNFRIVLPAAIVTAVILGIMTIGKEHTLKGNFDYSIVSVIPYVLVLIAALIGMDVLKVLIGGILISGIIGFINGEFTFLSFIKAVSQGMMGMEDIAIIAILISGLVALIQHNGGIHYLLYSISKRIRSKKGAELGIASLVSVTDMSTANNTIAILMTGPLAKNIADQYEVDHRKSASLLDIFASVWQGFVPYSPQLLAAASVAGISTIEMMQYSFYPILMGICAIVSIIIGYPKLKR from the coding sequence ATGGAAAAGATAGAAAAAGGCAATAAATGGGCACTTTTACCATTTGTTGTATTTATACTTTTATTTATAGGGACGGGTATTTTAGCAAATGATTTTACTGCAATGCCGTTAGATGTAGCTGTAAGTGTCAGTTGTATATTTGCTTTTCTTATGAACCGTAAAGAAAAGATGTCAAAGAAAATAGAGATTTTCACAAAGGGAGCAGGTAATTCAAATGTAATGCTGATGGTGGTTATATTTGTTCTTGCAGGTGCGTTCTCAAATGTTGCTAAAGAAATGGGAGCTGTTCAATCGACTGTCAATTTAGGGTTAACGTATCTACCCCCAAATTTCTTATTAGTCGGTTTATTTATCATTGGCTGTTTTATATCTCTTTCTATGGGTACATCAATGGGTACGGTTGTAGCCTTAGCGCCAATCGGTGTAGGAATTGCTGATGCTACGGGTATTTCAATGGCTCTAGCTATGGCAACAGTCGTAGGTGGTGCTATGTTCGGAGATAATTTATCGGTTATTTCAGATACGACAATTGCAGCAGTCCGCACACAAGGTACAGATATGAAAGATAAATTTAAGGTGAATTTCCGTATTGTATTACCTGCTGCTATTGTCACAGCAGTAATTTTAGGAATTATGACAATTGGAAAGGAACATACTTTAAAAGGAAATTTTGATTATTCCATTGTCTCTGTTATTCCATATGTACTTGTACTAATTGCAGCATTAATCGGCATGGATGTATTAAAGGTTCTAATTGGTGGCATTTTAATCTCCGGCATTATAGGATTTATCAATGGGGAATTTACGTTTCTTTCATTCATCAAAGCGGTAAGCCAAGGAATGATGGGGATGGAAGATATAGCGATTATTGCTATATTAATTAGTGGTCTTGTTGCACTGATTCAACATAACGGTGGTATCCACTATTTACTTTACTCTATTTCAAAACGAATTCGTTCAAAAAAAGGAGCAGAATTAGGAATTGCTTCACTGGTTAGTGTTACGGATATGTCAACAGCAAATAATACTATCGCCATCCTAATGACAGGACCACTTGCCAAAAATATTGCTGACCAATATGAAGTGGACCATCGAAAATCCGCCAGCTTACTAGATATTTTTGCGAGTGTATGGCAAGGATTTGTGCCCTATTCACCACAACTTTTGGCTGCTGCAAGTGTTGCGGGGATTTCAACTATTGAAATGATGCAGTACTCTTTTTATCCAATCTTAATGGGTATTTGCGCAATTGTTTCTATAATCATTGGATATCCAAAATTAAAAAGATAA
- a CDS encoding class I SAM-dependent methyltransferase, with protein MIMDNFEEYEDTDLYDLENEMYKDDVRFLKKYASRVEGPIIDIACGTGRATIPLAKEGHMLIGVDVHEGMLCTAKKKSAELGLKIKWKKQDCTRLNLSLKSNLIFMVGNSFQHFLSNKEQDKLLLSVGRHLNMGGFFIFGTRFPNSNELLQPPTEEYWRSYTDPISKKKVEVYTISNYDALAQLQCYTTIRKFIGENGDVLDQKRTHITLRYVFPKEMERLLSQNGFEIVRVFKDWNGSPIDENSNEIIYVCKKL; from the coding sequence ATGATCATGGATAATTTTGAAGAATATGAAGATACAGACTTATATGATTTAGAAAATGAAATGTATAAGGATGACGTGAGATTTTTAAAGAAATATGCATCAAGAGTCGAAGGTCCGATTATTGATATTGCATGTGGGACGGGAAGAGCAACCATTCCTTTAGCTAAAGAAGGTCATATGCTAATCGGTGTGGATGTCCATGAGGGGATGCTATGTACAGCTAAAAAGAAATCAGCTGAACTAGGATTAAAAATTAAATGGAAAAAACAAGATTGTACAAGATTAAATTTAAGTTTGAAGAGCAATTTAATCTTTATGGTTGGCAATTCTTTTCAGCATTTTTTATCCAATAAGGAACAAGATAAATTGCTCTTATCAGTGGGAAGGCATTTGAACATGGGAGGATTCTTTATATTCGGTACTAGATTCCCGAATTCAAATGAATTATTACAACCACCAACAGAAGAATATTGGAGAAGCTATACAGATCCGATTTCAAAGAAAAAGGTTGAGGTTTATACCATTAGCAACTATGATGCACTTGCTCAACTTCAATGTTACACAACTATTCGAAAATTTATTGGAGAGAATGGCGATGTTTTAGATCAAAAAAGAACGCATATTACGTTGCGTTACGTTTTTCCAAAAGAAATGGAAAGGCTATTATCTCAAAATGGTTTTGAAATAGTTCGTGTATTTAAAGACTGGAATGGGTCACCAATCGATGAAAATAGTAATGAAATAATATACGTGTGTAAAAAGTTATGA
- a CDS encoding GrpB family protein, producing the protein MNLGLRKDEVKIVPFEKDWKNEFVRIKKEILLYTKLKDYQIEHIGSTAIHDMPAKPIIDIIVGIQDLSEINHSIIEGLKEVGFLRLRVNRPNEIVFAKFTDNTYEIKTHYIHLVEYKGELWNNLSFFRDYLNVHEDARKKYLSIKLAYVNKKSTGVNEYTNFKEQFVKEIFSKKIGE; encoded by the coding sequence ATGAATCTGGGACTACGTAAAGATGAAGTTAAAATTGTTCCTTTCGAAAAAGATTGGAAAAATGAATTCGTAAGGATAAAAAAAGAGATTCTCCTATATACAAAATTAAAAGATTACCAAATTGAACATATAGGAAGTACGGCGATTCATGATATGCCTGCAAAGCCAATCATTGATATTATAGTAGGCATTCAGGATTTATCGGAGATCAATCATTCCATCATTGAAGGTTTAAAAGAAGTGGGGTTTTTACGATTACGAGTAAACAGACCAAATGAAATTGTTTTTGCAAAGTTTACGGACAATACATATGAAATCAAAACACATTATATTCACTTGGTTGAATATAAGGGAGAGTTGTGGAATAATCTTAGCTTTTTCAGAGATTATTTAAACGTGCATGAAGATGCAAGGAAAAAATATTTGAGTATTAAACTTGCCTACGTCAATAAAAAATCAACAGGTGTTAATGAGTATACGAATTTTAAAGAACAATTTGTGAAGGAGATTTTTTCTAAAAAAATAGGAGAATAG
- a CDS encoding Yip1 family protein has product MNQPQKQPQNYEIQPFFSTWLHPKKTAQYLIDHKKWTYALIFVLLGGMASGITGLEDTTYYPTYSTWILLLGCIVAGPFIGIVSVSISTFFTWLIGKIFGGKGSFEDIFKVTSLTAIPTIGISPFLLVWMANFPLTYFDTGQETNLVTIMSAIVFWLVTLVTGIWAFVINVAGVAIAHRFSNWKAFFTIIIPGIILLLVVIGLVLLFLSFAIL; this is encoded by the coding sequence ATGAACCAACCTCAAAAACAACCTCAAAATTATGAAATTCAACCTTTTTTCTCTACTTGGTTACACCCCAAAAAAACGGCTCAATATTTAATCGACCATAAAAAATGGACATATGCATTAATTTTTGTGCTTTTAGGTGGAATGGCTAGTGGAATAACAGGTTTAGAAGATACAACATATTATCCTACTTATTCGACATGGATTTTGCTTCTAGGTTGTATTGTTGCAGGACCATTCATAGGGATTGTTTCTGTATCAATTAGTACATTTTTTACTTGGTTAATAGGTAAAATTTTTGGTGGTAAAGGTAGCTTTGAAGATATTTTTAAAGTTACAAGTTTAACAGCTATACCAACAATTGGAATTTCTCCGTTTTTGCTTGTATGGATGGCTAATTTCCCACTAACCTATTTTGACACAGGTCAAGAAACTAATCTCGTGACAATAATGTCAGCAATTGTTTTTTGGTTAGTAACTCTAGTAACTGGGATTTGGGCATTTGTAATTAATGTAGCGGGTGTTGCAATTGCACATCGTTTCTCAAACTGGAAAGCCTTTTTTACGATAATCATTCCAGGAATTATCCTTTTGTTAGTCGTTATAGGACTTGTACTTCTATTTCTGTCATTTGCTATATTATAG
- a CDS encoding alpha/beta hydrolase — MNHPRTIQVYIPDNYYEVNKRYPVLYMHDGQNVFENTRAIGGVALELHQYLEQHKINLIVVAIDQNTFGDERINEYCPWANRQFSEVLTGKKSSLGGKGKEYINFMVNDLKPLIDYQYRTEKNQTYIAGISLGALISTYAACCYPHIFKRVAAISSAYYRNQEEIEKLLVKNSLTHLERFYIDCGTKESGENDKVSKLFLDSNKAIYEILKDKDVPSHFNTIEQAVHHYKAFKERVPIFIAYLMAEKV; from the coding sequence TTGAATCATCCAAGAACCATTCAAGTTTACATACCGGACAATTATTACGAAGTAAATAAAAGATACCCTGTATTATACATGCACGATGGACAAAACGTATTTGAAAACACAAGAGCAATAGGTGGTGTTGCATTAGAGCTCCATCAATATTTGGAACAACACAAAATCAATCTTATTGTCGTTGCTATTGATCAAAATACATTTGGAGATGAGCGGATCAATGAATATTGTCCATGGGCTAACAGGCAATTCAGTGAAGTTTTAACTGGTAAAAAAAGTTCGTTAGGCGGTAAAGGAAAAGAATATATAAATTTTATGGTAAATGATCTTAAGCCTTTAATAGACTATCAATATCGTACTGAAAAAAATCAAACATATATTGCAGGAATCTCCTTAGGAGCTCTTATCTCAACTTATGCTGCTTGTTGTTATCCTCATATATTTAAAAGAGTAGCAGCCATTTCATCTGCATATTATCGTAATCAAGAAGAAATTGAAAAACTATTAGTAAAGAATAGCTTAACGCACCTAGAGCGCTTTTACATTGACTGTGGAACAAAAGAATCAGGAGAAAATGATAAAGTTAGTAAACTATTCTTAGATTCCAATAAAGCAATTTATGAAATTTTAAAAGATAAAGATGTGCCATCTCATTTTAATACAATTGAACAAGCTGTACATCATTACAAGGCATTTAAAGAACGGGTACCAATCTTTATCGCTTATTTAATGGCTGAAAAAGTATAA
- a CDS encoding C39 family peptidase: MFLTTTKKYKKLLSITALTSTIVTANITGFVSHPIMSQAASSEEKVSYEYVLKTAGNVRSGVGTNYKVLTTLKKGTTIKPSVRKIDTKKTYWYKIKIGSKYGWISGTLLKKIFIYKSSGDKNAISLDVPYINQMKPLFAPFGCEGASLQQALQFKGYAKKTTYKKFLDNMPKTQRNPYKGFAGSPYHAIDGVFQSIFPKPLAEYGKKYSHTVYDLTGASAKDLRTELAAGHPIVVYVTLDFSKPKWTTWNMGTAGKHVKMVDNLHVMTLAGYSSKTKRYKVIDPNNKGIYWVNEYEFERAYNALKYAVVVR, translated from the coding sequence GTGTTTTTAACTACAACAAAAAAATACAAAAAATTACTAAGTATTACAGCATTAACTTCAACTATTGTAACAGCTAACATTACAGGTTTTGTATCACATCCAATTATGTCGCAAGCTGCTTCATCTGAAGAGAAAGTGTCATATGAATATGTTTTAAAAACAGCAGGAAATGTCCGGTCTGGCGTTGGAACAAATTATAAAGTTTTAACAACATTAAAGAAAGGGACAACCATAAAACCCTCTGTTCGAAAAATAGATACGAAAAAAACGTATTGGTATAAAATTAAAATAGGTTCAAAGTATGGTTGGATTTCAGGTACACTTTTGAAAAAAATATTTATTTATAAATCTAGTGGAGATAAGAACGCAATTTCATTAGATGTCCCTTATATCAATCAGATGAAGCCGTTATTTGCTCCCTTTGGTTGTGAGGGAGCAAGTTTACAGCAAGCGTTGCAGTTTAAAGGATATGCGAAGAAAACAACTTATAAAAAATTCTTAGACAATATGCCTAAAACACAACGAAATCCTTATAAAGGTTTTGCAGGATCTCCATATCATGCTATAGATGGTGTGTTTCAATCTATTTTTCCAAAGCCGCTAGCAGAGTATGGCAAGAAATATAGTCATACTGTTTATGATCTCACAGGGGCTTCTGCTAAAGATTTACGAACTGAGTTGGCAGCAGGTCATCCGATAGTTGTTTACGTAACGTTGGATTTTTCCAAACCAAAATGGACAACGTGGAATATGGGGACTGCTGGTAAGCACGTAAAGATGGTAGATAATTTGCATGTTATGACACTAGCAGGATATAGTAGTAAAACCAAACGTTATAAAGTTATTGACCCTAACAATAAAGGAATCTACTGGGTAAATGAATATGAATTTGAACGCGCATATAATGCTTTAAAATATGCTGTAGTCGTTCGATAA